From a region of the Mus pahari chromosome 12, PAHARI_EIJ_v1.1, whole genome shotgun sequence genome:
- the Mis18a gene encoding protein Mis18-alpha, with the protein MASESSLLGKRLSEDSSRFRLLQKWASMSSADASVPEPELSEKAAAAENPLVFLCARCRRPLGDSLTWVASQEDTNCILLRSVSSNVSVDKEQKLSKCRDEDGCILETLYCTGCSLCLGYVYRCTPKSLDYKRDLFCLSVEAVESYTLGSSEKQIVSEDQELFNLESRVEIEKSIKQMEDVLTALQKKLWEVESKLSLASRDS; encoded by the exons ATGGCGAGCGAGTCCTCGCTGCTGGGGAAGCGGCTGTCGGAAGACTCGAGCCGCTTCCGGCTGCTGCAGAAGTGGGCGAGCATGTCGAGCGCAGACGCGTCGGTGCCGGAGCCGGAATTGTCTGAGAAGGCGGCCGCGGCGGAGAACCCGCTGGTGTTCCTGTGTGCCCGCTGTCGCCGGCCGCTGGGCGACTCGCTCACCTGGGTGGCCAGCCAGGAGGACACCAACTGCATCCTGTTGCGCA GTGTCTCCTCTAACGTCTCTGTGGATAAGGAACAGAAACTGTCCAAGTGCAGAGATGAAGACGGTTG CATCCTTGAGACACTGTACTGCACGGGCTGCTCCCTCTGCCTTGGCTATGTGTACAGATGCACGCCTAAGAGCCTGGACTATAAGCGGGACTTGTTCTGCCTCAGCGTTGAAGCCGTTGAAAG TTACACCTTAGGGTCCTCTGAGAAGCAGATCGTGTCAGAAGACCAGGAGCTTTTCAATCTTGAAAGCAGAGTTGAAATAGAGAAGTCTATAAAGCAG ATGGAAGATGTCTTGACAGCCCTGCAAAAGAAGCTTTGGGAAGTTGAATCTAAACTGTCCTTGGCCAGCCGGGACAGCTGA